Proteins encoded within one genomic window of Psilocybe cubensis strain MGC-MH-2018 chromosome 2, whole genome shotgun sequence:
- a CDS encoding VIP36-like protein — translation MFFAAQIWWDFGADAYVNTNKHIRLTRNRPSQMGWLWSRLALTPSNYVIEVEFKVSGDSSHLFGDGLAMWITKERAQPGPVFGNRDQFTGLGIILDTYANSKHSYSFPRIVGIIGDGQMKYDFGNDGDSQALGSCSANFRRTNVATKLKVTYVKDSFLDARDDWTDCFRIEKPSLPTAPFLGFSAMTGDVSDAHDIISVTSYSAIVSQPDEPRNKHKKSTLFASSGEGNPGTWLGFFFKLFLLAGVGAGGYYGWKEYKRRQRYSGFGGGMGMGGMGNMGGSVRSPVSAGGTGMGGYGMRSAGVNGGFGDYSSKRY, via the exons ATGTTCTTTGCAGCCCAAAT ATGGTGGGACTTTGGCGCCGATGCTTACGTT AACACGAACAAACACATTCGATTGACACGAAACAGGCCCTCACAAATG GGCTGGCTATGGTCCCGCCTCGCACTCACCCCGTCAAACTATGTCATTGAAGTAGAATTCAAAGTGTCAGGAGACTCATCACATCTGTTTGGTGACGGCCTCGCGATGTGGATCACCAAAGAGAGAGCGCAGCCAGGACCTGTATTCGGAAATAGAG ACCAATTCACTGGCCTTGGAATAATACTAGACAC ATACGCAAATTCTAAGCACTCTTATTCCTTCCCCCGAATTGTAGGTATTATTGGTGACGGTCAAATGAAGTATGATTTTGGCAACGATGGTGACAGCCAGGCTTTGGGCTCTTGCTCC GCCAACTTCCGAAGGACAAACGTCGCTACCAAGCTCAAAGTCACATACGTGAAAGATTCATTCCTAGATGCAC GGGATGACTGGACAGACTGCTTCCGTATCGAGAAGCCTTCTTTGCCTACCGCTCCCTTCCTCGGTTTCTCAGCAATGACTGGCGACGTCTCAGACGCACACGA CATCATCTCCGTCACATCCTACTCCGCCATCGTCTCACAGCCTGACGAACCGCGgaacaaacacaaaaaatcAACCCTCTTCGCTTCCTCCGGCGAAGGTAACCCCGGCACCTGGCTCGGCTTCTTCTTTaagctcttcctcctcgcaGGGGTTGGTGCCGGTGGGTACTACGGCTGGAAGGAGTACAAGCGCAGGCAGCGGTATTCCGGGTTCGGCGGTGGTATGGGCATGGGAGGCATGGGTAACATGGGCGGCAGCGTACGGTCACCAGTCAGCGCTGGTGGCACTGGAATGGGAGGGTACGGTATGCGCAGCGCGGGCGTGAATGGCGGATTTGGGGATTATAGCAGCAAGCGTTATTAA
- a CDS encoding Transportin-1 — translation MAPWTPQPAGLQEILQTIHESTATSATVQRNITEKLNQFTRAPEYVAYLAYILSSMPQEEDRIRTIAGYLLKNNARLILSAPQEVAEFVKSAVLSAFNDTSIMIRNAASQDIVAFLGVLEPRNWPECLQHLVLALDSTDFDRQEAAFNALEKACEDYPRKMDVEINGTRPLDFMIPKFLSLSDHPSAKMRSHAVACLSYFVPINCQSLFVHIDAFIACLFKRASDDDPSVRRHVCQALVLLLAARPEKLMPEMSNVAQYMLYSTKDKNENVALEACEFWLTFAEDQELAPYLHPLLDQVGPTLLDCMVYGDDDLLWLEGDAEEDNAAVPDKDTDIKPRHYGGSKSHGYERETNGEEAQEAPKTRIGAYGQELLDSDDEEDYDLDDDDFADEMTTEWNLRKCAAAALDVLAVRFSGDLLKVLLGPLREKLWSQDWLQRESGILALGAMAEGCIEAIEPHLPTLVPYLINTLNDPKPLVRSITCWTLGRYASWCTQPKSEEHKNQYFIPTMEGLLRMVLDNNKRVQEAGCSAFATLEEDAGPALAPYLEPVLRNLVIAFDKYQHKNMLILYDAVGTLADAVGKALQNPVYVEILMPPLTGRWAKLKDDDEDLIPLLECLASVTIAMGPAFLPYAGPVFDRCNNIIHNSLLAYQQYQQNPDLDEPDKAFLVVALDLLSGLIQGLGMGLEPLLTASNPNLLSLLTVCLKHPQAPVRQSAYALVGDLAMGCFPLLRPAMPGIMQELILQLDPEPKFEFVSASNNAAWSVGEVALRYGRDEPEFQQWVLPLISRLIPILLHPKAPRSLHENAAVSIGRIGLMHPNLVAPHLPEFAQAWCQALYEIRDNEEKDSAFRGLCTLVQTNPAGMAKSLLWFCNSIIRWNQPSPELNNMFQTLLQGFKQHDEAGWAAQVSSFPPVIQERLAARYGV, via the exons ATGGCGCCTTGGACTCCCCAGCCCGCGGGTCTCCAGGAAATCCTCCAAACCATCCACGAATCAACCGCAACCAGCGCCACTGTACAGCGTAATATCACAGAG AAACTAAATCAATTCACGCGTGCGCCAGAGTATGTCGCCTATCTCGCGTACATCTTGAGTTCTATGCCCCAGGAGGAGGATCGCATACGCACAATTGCTGGATATCTGCTCAAGAACAATGCACGACTCATCCTGTCTGCACCCCAAGAGGTTGCAGAGTTTGTCAAATCGGCGGTGCTTTCTGCCTTTAACGATACATCGATTATGATTCGTAATGCCGCGAGTCAAGACATCGTCGCCTTTCTCGGCGTCCTCGAGCCGAGAAATTGGCCAGAATGCCTGCAGCACTTGGTTCTGGCTCTTGATTCCACCGATTTCGACAGGCAAGAG GCTGCCTTTAATGCGCTAGAGAAGGCATGCGAAGATTATCCTCGCAAAATGGATGTCGAGATTAATGGAACACGACCCCTCGATTTCATGATTCCCAAGTTCCTCTCGCTTTCTGATCATCCTTCAGCTAAGATGCGCTCCCATGCCGTAGCATGCCTTTCATATTTCGTCCCCATCAATTGCCAATCGCTCTTTGTTCATATCGATGCCTTTATCGCTTGTCTCTTCAAACGAGCATCTGACGATGATCCTTCGGTCCGCCGTCACGTCTGCCAAGCTCTGGTCTTACTTCTAGCAGCCAGACCTGAAAAACTTATGCCAGAGATGTCCAATGTGGCCCAGTACATGCTCTATTCAACAAAGGACAAGAACGAAAACGTCGCTTTGGAAGCTTGCGAGTTTTGGCTGACCTTCGCCGAAGACCAGGAGTTAGCTCCATACCTGCACCCTTTGTTAGATCAGGTTGGACCAACTCTGTTGGATTGCATGGTTTATGGAGACGACGATTTGCTCTGGCTGGAGGGTGACGCGGAGGAGGATAACGCCGCCGTACCGGACAAAGACACCGACATCAAACCGCGTCATTATGGAGGAAGCAAATCCCATGGTTATGAACGAGAAACTAACGGAGAAGAGGCGCAAGAAGCTCCCAAGACGCGTATTGGTGCATACGGCCAGGAGCTCCTCGActcggacgacgaggaagactACGACCTCGATGACGACGATTTCGCCGATGAGATGACAACAGAGTGGAATCTGCGGAAATGTGCGGCCGCAGCACTGGATGTTCTTGCTGTACGCTTTTCAGGAGATTTATTGAAGGTTTTGTTGGGCCCCTTGAGAGAGAAGCTTTGGAGCCAAGATTGGCTGCAACGAGAGAGCGGTATCTTAGCTCTCGGTGCTATGGCAGAAG GTTGTATCGAAGCTATTGAACCTCATTTGCCAACTTTAGTCCCATATCTCATCAATACCTTGAATGATCCAAAG CCTCTGGTACGATCAATCACATGCTGGACCTTGGGCCGCTACGCCAGCTGGTGCACTCAGCCTAAGTCAGAAGAGCACAAAAATCAGTATTTCATTCCTACTATGGAGGGT TTACTGAGAATGGTACTTGATAATAATAAGCGTGTCCAAGAGGCAGGTTGCAGCGCATTCGCTACGCTGGAGGAAGATGCAGGGCCTGCTCTTGCCCCTTATCTTGAACCAGTGCTGAGGAACCTGGTTATTGCATTTGATAAGTACCAACACAAGAATATGCTTATCCTTTATGATGCCGTCGGTACTCTTGCCGATGCTGTGGGCAAAGCTCTGCAGAATCCTGTCTATGTAGAAATTCTCATGCCACCACTGACAGGCCGGTGGGCCAAGTTAaaggatgacgacgaagatctAATTCCTCTGCTAGAG TGCCTTGCCTCAGTCACCATTGCTATGGGGCCCGCTTTCCTGCCCTACGCCGGACCGGTGTTCGACCGCTGCAATAATATCATCCATAACTCGCTCCTCGCGTACCAACAATATCAACAGAATCCAGATCTTGACGAACCAGACAAAGctttcctcgtcgtcgcACTGGACCTGCTTTCAGGACTCATCCAAGGTCTTGGCATGGGTTTGGAGCCTCTGCTTACCGCCAGCAATCCTAATTTGCTGTCTCTGCTCACGGTATGCTTGAAACATCCTCAAGCCCCTGTAAGGCAGTCAGCGTACGCCCTTGTTGGTGATCTCGCCATGGGCTGCTTCCCCCTTCTTCGTCCTGCCATGCCTGGGATTATGCAGGAGTTGATTCTCCAACTTGACCCTGAACCTAAGTTTGAGTTTGTCAGTGCGTCGAACAATGCTGCGTGGAGTGTTGGCGAGGTCGCGTTACGCTATGGACGAG ACGAACCTGAATTCCAGCAATGGGTTCTGCCATTGATCTCTAGGCTGATCCCTATCTTGCTCCACCCTAAGGCACCGAGAAGTTTGCATGAGAATGCAGCGGTGTCGATAGGAAGGATCGGATTGATGCATCCAAATCTCGTGGCTCCCCATCTTCCCGAGTTTGCACAGGCTTGGTGCCAGGCCTTGTACGAGATTAGGGACAACGAAGAGAAAGATTCTGCGTTCCGTGGCCTGTGCACTCTTGTACAGACTAATCCCGCTGGTATGGCCAAG AGTTTATTGTGGTTCTGCAACTCGATTATTCGTTGGAACCAACCATCGCCCGAGTTGAACAACATGTTCCAGACCCTTTTACAAGGATTCAAGCAGCATGATGAAGCTGGATGGGCGGCACAAGTCTCATCATTCCCACCAGTGATACAAGAACGTCTTGCGGCTCGTTATGGTGTCTAA
- a CDS encoding Esterase (Esterase CG5412), with product MAGSVLKRVLVLHGYSQNAVVFSKRLGALRKERKDLEFVFVNAPHILQAAEMFASEQASMADTQSDPNTALRGWWKANKEKTKVEGLEESLSLIRDVLKEQRFDLERPHLYPAFLEDGKPLHPPFQFCVAVSGFRLKDPFCDPVFEQKYTTPTLHVLGRTDVVVVEERSRSLVDVSANARVEEHDGGHFVPSKGNWRKFLVNWMMDPSAPHFAPSTTSAMSQPGSGAATPVGTGADNKEALLMKL from the exons ATGGCAGGCTCGGTTTTGAAGAGGGTACTCGTGTTGCATGG ATACTCACAGAATGCAGTTGTGTTCAGCAAGCGG CTAGGCGCACtgaggaaggaaagaaaggaccTGGAATTCG TTTTTGTGAATGCCCCACATATACTCCAGGCGGCTGAAATGTTCGCGTCTGAGCAGGCGTCCATGGCCGATACCCAGTCTGACCCTAACACTGCGCTGAGAGGATGGTGGAAGGCGAACAAGGAAAAGACCAAGGTTGAGGGTCTGGAAGAGTCACTCTCACTGATTAGGGACGTTTTGAAGGAACAGCGATTTGAT CTGGAGCGACCACACCTATACCCTGCATTTTTGGAAGATGGAAAGCCACTTCATCCGCCTTT CCAGTTTTGTGTTGCCGTTTCTGGTTTTAGACTGAAAGATCCCTTCTGTGATCCTGTCTTTGAGCAAAAATATACGACCCCAACGTTGCATGTTTTAGGACGGACTGATGTCGTTGTCGTGGAAGAGCGTTCCAGGTCGTTAGTTGACGTTTCTGCGAACGCAAGAGTGGAGGAACATGATGGGG GGCATTTTGTCCCATCTAAAGGAAACTGGCGCAAGTTCTTGGTAAATTGGATGATGGATCCTAGTGCACCACACTTTGCCCCTAGTACAACCTCTGCCATGTCACAACCGGGCTCGGGGGCAGCGACACCTGTAGGAACGGGAGCTGATAACAAGGAGGCTTTGTTGATGAAGTTGTAA
- a CDS encoding Succinate/fumarate mitochondrial transporter: MSRNSNKKPVGFATHIIAGGIAGGCEALACQPLDTIKVRMQLSKSGLTPGTKPRGFIATGAYIVKRETPLALYKGLGAVLSGIVPKMAIRFASFEAYKGWLADKQTGKTSIGNIFIAGLGAGVTEAVAVVTPMEVVKIRLQAQQHSLADPLEAPRYRNAGHAVYTIIREEGISTLYRGVSLTALRQATNQGANFTAYQEIKKLAHKYQPDLVELPSYQHMMIGLISGAMGPFSNAPIDTIKTRLQKAKATPGQSSFQRIFAIAADMWKMEGVRSFYKGITPRVLRVAPGQAIVFAVYERVSGVIETISPRVREDDGYSE, from the exons ATGTCTCGGAACAGCAACAAGAAACCCGTCGGGTTCGCTACGCACATCATTGCTGGAGGTATCGCTGGTGGGTGTGAAGCG CTAGCATGTCAGCCATTGGACACCATCAAGGTCCGAATGCAACTTTCAAAATCTGGATTGACACCTGGA ACTAAACCTCGAGGATTCATCGCGACCGGAGCATACATCGTCAAACGCGAAACACCATTAGCGCTCTACAAAGGTCTCGGCGCCGTTCTGTCAGGGATCGTGCCGAAGATGGCCATCCGCTTTGCTAGTTTCGAGGCATACAAGGGCTGGCTTGCCGATAAGCAAACAGGGAAGACAAGCATTGGGAATATCTTCATTG CCGGTCTTGGGGCTGGAGTAACGGAAGCTGTTGCGGTCGTGACGCCCATGGAAGTGGTGAAGATTCGTCTACAAGCTCAACAACATTCATTGGCCGATCCTCTTGAAGCCCCTCGGTACCGTAATGCTGGCCATGCTGTGTACACCATCATTCGTGAGGAAGGAATCTCGACATTGTATCGTGGTGTCTCTTTGACGGCACTGAGACAAGCTACGAACCAGG GTGCCAACTTCACCGCGTACCAAGAAATAAAGAAGCTTGCGCATAAGTACCAGCCAGACTTGGTCGAGCTACCATCCTACCAACACATGATGATTGGTCTTATCTCTGGAGCTATGGGTCCGTTCTCAAATGCACCAATAGACACTATCAAAACTC GTCTACAAAAAGCCAAAGCAACTCCAGGCCAATCCTCCTTCCAGCGCATATTCGCGATCGCTGCAGATATGTGGAAGATGGAAGGTGTGCGGTCATTCTACAAGGGCATCACCCCGCGCGTGCTGCGCGTGGCACCCGGGCAGGCGATCGTGTTCGCGGTTTATGAACGCGTGAGCGGCGTTATTGAGACGATCAGCCCAAGAGTGAGAGAAGACGACGGGTATTCAGAGTAA
- a CDS encoding Helicase SWR1, giving the protein MSWNGTNGSVAGSGVSGTRSRVRASARSVFIDDAEEVNDLKKRTRRSAQVVESTADTLEFERAALLANKQVELEQVVDRHDDLVRELFHMENFTMMLSYDPAEAKKDRTVVFREYKSKYDLIDNVTPSAGPSRQTRGRHNERRQILSNPSISSSLSQPQPSRRKGKSKMNSSEIMETLHNAATKGKGKRKEQEQEPTKESISSAPRIITRYPPEPISAPISVSVLPIVHDLGSASIPSPPAENLAPSTSKFATPSHEALGEQPAIVADTTSTVPEDSVVVVNRKSEQHVTVPNSKTISNVVPIPATSAPSPPSPTVINQPAADVVAVSAPVDLPEFVVRRKSARNVKEPDTVSIPIKSNNASPIVAAAPFVDLTTLGKPHSVTGKKRRHSDHEKQAVSLDVMNNAGKTSSNAHTNDMAPCFTETPEESISTNLKRRSERFNIPTPGSVQPKAPKIKLKPPVADEDRAPLREPLAIQSNVVLPSPSKIKRIKLIVRRPPPLISSPRQFPPEPKFNSSLPSFLSSYINIDEEDMTMSALEEEAKSEASIREQVVRFNREGRFIPGTDVLFGTEPPTVEHTSPQRSTTDTWDHIVEAVIARGKAKPKKSIGLQITSQISSKLQAHFDGLESRKAKAKEAEEKRLRKLAKSTMMIVIGEWKKAVYHLREQQRLEEEAEERRLGREHLDAILDQSGQLLETQQGDLLRGDMYGSRSSSGSMHDFDTDEDDDEADENDGEGDDGDDEDDDEEEDNDDENDDAGTQSLLGESSVNEMGVDNLDPLLSTPRSLASRATTEAFDSEHTELDDPEVSTAQLLNSGLDQRDDDMDSNNSFDRTLENLAIPEPESSPQRPLKVSVLHPSDLLKAGSSDIPMQGSEPLPESVSHNTLGLDYVSQSESDIGPENNEDVEPNDSTTRSGPPQAASASPKTNVLNTDRDVPPVLSDNAEDSEMVDLPSADNEIVDEPEAINVSKKPNTPEKDLPEFDGDLEAHIPEYLKPYAVAPVDWDPEAKITPPLLLRGVLRPYQQSGLEWLASLHLNRLNGILADEMGLGKTIQTIALLAHLACDRGIWGPHLIVVPTSVLLNWEMEFKKFLPGFRVLSYHGSTKRRKELRQGWNDKHHFNVCITSYTLASRDAHIFKRKPWYYMILDEAHMIKNFKSQRWNILLMFRSFRRLLLTGTPLQNNLTELWALLQFLMSGANFANLKEFGEWFSNPLEKAIEMGGTYDDETMQRVSKLHTVLRPYLLRRLKRDVEKELPSKFDHLTLCPLSKRQRFLYDEFMSRAQTKDALESGVYQKIANVLMQLRKVCNHPDLFEVRPIVTSFAMTRSAIADYEIKELLVRRRLLMDEDETVDLNVVGLRFVDHQNVPLMTSIPTRNLNATKLFPYYAETLDDPPPKDFRTVAGFKKYSAYVKKANDIARWNHLGYLNNIRCSRMPFYPEEMISVVERMTKPIVPLTNLNPSATYLDNVDRVNQAVKSYATRAKEMENLIDNFAFVTPAVVALDLPRLALSGYQDTIQAQPLDFDSVLHRATVKLQIAFPDPSLLQYDCGKLQRLATLLREKKSGGHRVLIFTQMTRILDILEIFLNFHGYLYLRLDGATKIEDRQYITERFNADPRIFCFIASSRSGGVGINLTGADTVIFYDSDFNPQMDKQCEDRAHRIGQIRDVHIYRFISQHTVEEAMLLKANQKRSLDDLVIQKGEFDWRTLFKDEGALTKALENFEDAEDRRAAMIAAREEISLVGADEDDFGEMAANNTRARSTPADEVDMTQDNLGDDVEMDGGVGPAGNEDREYGGGSVVDYMLAFIEDDWDFFEESRLYY; this is encoded by the exons AGCGCACAGGTGGTAGAATCCACGGCGGACACATTAGAGTTCGAAAGAGCAGCGTTGTTGGCGAATAAACAGGTAGAGTTGGAACAAGTAGTCGACCGACACGATGACTTG GTCAGGGAGCTCTTCCACATGGAGAACTTCACCATGATGCTCTCATACGATCCTGCA GAAGCCAAAAAAGATCGCACTGTTGTGTTTAGAGAG TACAAGTCGAAGTACGATCTTATTGATAATGTCACCCCATCTGCTGGACCTTCACGGCAAACTCGCGGAAGACATAATGAACGGCGTCAAATACTTTCCAACccatcaatatcatcctctCTGTCGCAACCTCAGCCATCCAGACGCAAAGGAAAATCAAAGATGAACTCATCAGAGATAATGGAAACGTTGCACAATGCAGCtacaaaaggaaaaggaaagaggaaagaacaagaacaagaaccgACAAAGGAATCCATATCCTCAGCGCCACGAATTATTACGCGTTATCCTCCTGAACCAATTTCTGCACCcatctccgtctccgtcttACCCATTGTTCATGATCTTGGTTCAGCTTCCATTCCTTCACCGCCTGCGGAGAACCTCGCTCCTTCGACCTCCAAATTTGCAACACCATCCCATGAAGCTCTTGGTGAACAACCAGCAATCGTTGCAGATACTACCTCTACCGTGCCCGAGGATTCAGTGGTTGTTGTTAACCGCAAATCGGAGCAACATGTTACAGTACCCAATTCCAAAACGATATCAAATGTAGTTCCGATACCAGCAACGTCTGCGCCTTCTCCGCCTTCCCCGACTGTGATCAACCAGCCAGCAGCGGACGTGGTCGCAGTCTCTGCCCCCGTAGACCTGCCCGAATTTGTTGTACGCCGGAAATCGGCACGAAATGTGAAAGAACCCGATACGGTATCAATACCAATAAAATCCAATAATGCTTCACCTATCGTTGCTGCAGCGCCATTCGTGGATTTAACAACCCTTGGAAAACCTCATAGTGTCACAGGGAAGAAAAGGCGGCACTCCGACCACGAGAAGCAGGCGGTCTCCCTGGATGTCATGAACAATGCAGGGAAAACGTCTTCGAATGCACATACGAATGATATGGCACCTTGCTTCACAGAGACACCGGAGGAATCGATATCAACAAATCTCAAAAGGCGCAGTGAAAGGTTTAACATCCCTACTCCTGGAAGTGTCCAGCCAAAAGCACCCAAAATCAAG CTCAAACCACCTGTTGCAGACGAGGACCGAGCTCCTTTACGTGAACCTCTTGCAATCCAATCAAATGTAGtccttccttctccttccaaAATCAAGCGGATCAAATTAATTGTCCGCCGACCTCCTCCATTGATCTCAAGTCCtcgtcaatttcctcctgAACCGAAATTCAATTCATCTTTGCCTTCTTTTCTATCTTCCTATATCAATatcgatgaagaagacatgacAATGTCCGCTCTGGAGGAAGAGGCCAAATCGGAGGCCTCCATCAGAGAACAAGTTGTGCGCTTCAATAGGGAGGGAAGGTTTATCCCGGGAACTGATGTTCTCTTTGGCACTGAACCTCCGACTGTCGAGCACACCAGTCCACAGCGATCAACTACGGACACATGGGATCACATTGTGGAAGCGGTTATAGCTAGGGGCAAGGCCAAACCTAAAAAATCCATTGGTTTACAGATAACGTCGCAAATTTCATCGAAACTACAGGCACACTTCGATGGATTAGAGTCAAGGAAAGCTAAAGccaaagaggcagaggagaaACGGTTACGGAAACTTGCCAAATCCACCATGATGATAGTCATTGGAGAATGGAAGAAAGCTGTTTAT CATCTAAGAGAGCAACAGAGACtggaggaagaagcagaggagCGCCGGCTTGGGCGTGAACATCTCGATGCCATTTTGGATCAATCAGGTCAACTTCTTGAAACTCAACAGGGGGATTTATTGCGCGGCGACATGTATGGCTCTCGTAGTAGCTCTGGGAGTATGCACGATTTCGACAcagatgaggatgacgacgaagcagatgaaaatgatggtgagggtgatgatggtgacgacgaagatgacgatgaggaggaggacaaCGACGATGAAAATGATGACGCTGGCACCCAAAGTCTGCTAGGCGAGAGTTCTGTCAATGAAATGGGTGTAGACAACTTAGACCCCCTACTATCTACACCACGGTCTCTTGCGTCGCGTGCCACTACCGAAGCATTCGATTCTGAACATACCGAACTGGATGACCCAGAAGTGTCCACAGCGCAGCTTCTAAATAGCGGTTTGGACCAGCGAGATGATGATATGGATTCTAACAACTCCTTTGATCGGACTCTGGAAAACCTGGCGATACCGGAACCTGAATCATCTCCTCAACGACCACTTAAAGTTTCTGTTCTACATCCATCCGACCTTCTTAAAGCAGGTAGCAGCGATATTCCAATGCAAGGCTCGGAACCATTACCTGAATCAGTATCGCATAATACGCTGGGTCTAGACTATGTATCACAATCCGAATCAGACATTGGACCTGAGAACAACGAAGATGTTGAACCCAACGACTCGACAACTCGCTCAGGACCACCCCAAGCGGCCTCTGCGTCTCCCAAAACCAATGTTCTTAACACTGACAGGGACGTTCCACCTGTCCTGTCTGACAATGCAGAGGATTCTGAAATGGTTGATCTCCCAAGTGCTGATAACGAGATTGTGGATGAGCCTGAAGCGATCAACGTCTCTAAAAAGCCAAATACGCCTGAAAAGGATCTCCCAGAGTTTGATGGTGATCTGGAGGCACACATTCCAGAATACCTCAAACCGTATGCTGTTGCTCCTGTGGACTGGGACCCGGAGGCCAAAATTACTCCTCCTCTTTTACTTCGTGGAGTTTTGCGACCGTATCAGCAATCAGGGTTGGAATGGTTAGCAAGTCTTCATCTCAATAGGTTGAACGGAATTTTGGCAGACGAAATGGGTTTGGG AAAAACTATTCAGACTATTGCGTTACTTGCCCATTTGGCTTGCGACCGTGGCATTTGGGGCCCACATCTGATT GTTGTACCCACCAGCGTTTTGCTAAACTGGGAAATGGAATTCAAAAAGTTTTTGCCTGGCTTCAGGGTTCTCAGCTACCACGGCAGCACGAAGCGACGCAAGGAACTCCGTCAAGGGTGGAATGATAAGCATCATTTCAACGTCTGCATAACATCGTACACTTTGGCAAGCAGAGATGCACACATCTTCAAACGAAAGCCGTGGTATTATATGATCCTTGACGAGGCACATATGATCAAAAATTTCAAATCTCAACGGTGGAACATTCTTCTCATGTTCAGATCATTCCGAAGGCTCCTGTTAACGGGAACACCCCTTCAAAACAATCTTACTGAACTTTGGGCTCTCCTTCAATTCCTAATGTCTGGGGCCAACTTTGCCAACTTGAAAGAGTTTGGAGAGTGGTTTTCGA ACCCGTTGGAAAAGGCAATTGAAATGGGAGGAACCTACGATGACGAAACAATGCAACGTGTCTCTAAGTTACACACCGTCTTGCGGCCTTACCTTCTCCGCAGACTCAAGCGAGATGTCGAGAAAGAACTTCCCAGCAAATTTGATCATCTTACCCTATGTCCACTTTCCAAACGGCAGCGTTTCCTCTACGACGAATTCATGTCCCGAGCACAAACCAAAGATGCATTGGAGTCAGGGGTTTACCAGAAAATTGCAAATGTCTTGATGCAACTACGAAAAGTATGCAACCATCCAGATCTTTTTGAGGTTCGACCAATTGTTACCTCTTTTGCTATGACCCGATCTGCCATTGCCGATTATGAAATCAAGGAGCTACTGGTGCGAAGAAGGTTGCTaatggatgaggatgagacTGTCGATTTGAATGTTGTGGGGCTTCGTTTTGTTGATCACCAAAACGTGCCGCTTATGACTTCCATACCGACGCGAAATTTGAACGCGACCAAATTGTTTCCCTATTACGCAGAAACATTGGACGACCCTCCGCCCAAAGATTTTCGTACCGTTGCTGGTTTCAAGAAATATTCGGCTTACGTCAAGAAAGCAAATGATATCGCTCGCTGGAACCACTTAGGATATCTCAACAATATTCGTTGTTCAAGAATGCCATTCTACCCTGAAGAAATGATATCTGTTGTCGAACGGATGACAAAACCGATTGTTCCTTTGACCAACCTCAATCCTTCCGCGACATATCTAGACAATGTAGATCGTGTTAACCAAGCTGTCAAATCGTACGCAACCAGAGCGAAGGAAATGGAAAACTTGATTGATAATTTTGCCTTCGTTACCCCTGCTGTAGTCGCTCTGGATTTGCCTCGTCTCGCTCTATCTGGGTATCAGGATACGATTCAGGCGCAACCTTTGGATTTCGACAGTGTTCTGCACCGAGCCACCGTCAAATTGCAGATCGCATTTCCAGATCCATCATTGCTCCAGTACGACTGCGGCAAACTGCAGCGACTGGCTACATTGCTGCGGGAAAAGAAAAGCGGAGGTCACCGGGTGTTAATTTTTACGCAGATGACTCGTATTTTGGATATCTTGGAAATCTTCCTCAACTTCCATGGTTACCTCTACCTCCGACTCGACGGAGCTACCAAAATTGAGGATCGGCAATACATCACTGAGCGATTCAATGCTGATCCAAGAATATTCTGCTTCATTGCCTCATCCAGATCCGGTGGGGTGGGCATCAA TTTGACAGGAGCCGATACAGTCATTTTCTACGATAGCGACTTCAATCCCCAGATGGACAAACAATGCGAGGACCG AGCACATCGCATTGGCCAAATCCGTGATGTCCACATATACCGTTTTATATCCCAACACACAGTAGAGGAAGCGATGTTGCTGAAAGCCAATCAAAAACGATCACTGGACGACCTTGTCATTCAAAAGGGCGAATTCGACTGGCGCACGCTGTTCAAAGACGAAGGCGCGTTGACAAAGGCACTGGAGAACTTTGAGGACGCAGAAGATAGGCGCGCTGCGATGATTGCCGCGCGTGAGGAGATCTCCTTGGTGGGTGCTGATGAGGACGACTTTGGCGAGATGGCTGCAAACAACACACGGGCCAGATCAACGCCCGCTGATGAAGTCGATATGACACAGGACAATTTGggtgatgatgttgagatgGATGGTGGTGTTGGCCCTGCTGGCAATGAAGATCGAGAGTATGGTGGCGGTTCTGTTGTTGATTACATGCTCGCGTTCATCGAAGACGATTGGGACTTTTTCGAGGAATCGCGGTTATATTATTAG